Part of the Fusobacterium sp. FSA-380-WT-3A genome is shown below.
AATAGAAACTTTTAAAAAAGTTTTTCCATATATTTTAATAGGAGTTGGAATTGGAGCCATAATTCATAACTGGATTCCAGAAAAATGGGTAGTTGGAATTTTAGGAAGCAAAAATCCTTTTGGAGTTATATTAGCAACCTTAATAGGAGTTCCTATATATGCTGATATTTTTGGAACTATTCCTATTGCTGAAGCATTATTTTCTAAAGGAGCTAATTTAGGAAGTATCCTATCTTTTATGATGGCAGTAACTACTTTATCCCTTCCATCTCTAATAATGTTAAGAAAGGCTATAAAGCCAAAATTATTAAAAATATTTGTAGGAATTTGTACTATTGGAATTATAATAGTTGGATATTTCTTTAACCTATTTCAATATTATATTATATAAAAATAAGAGGTTGTTATAAAATATAGCAACCTCTTATTTTTATAATTTTTATTATGTTTACATTAAACCAAATATAGATATCGTTGTTGTTACTAAAAATGGAACTGCAGTTGTTAAAAACATTCCTGAAAAAAATGCTACAACAGAAATATCTGATGAGTTACTTCTATTTATAATTGGAAGCAAAGTATCCATAGCTGTAGCTCCTGCCACAGAAACAGATTCTAAAGAACCGATATATTTTGCTATAAAAGGAACTGTAAAAATAGAGATTATTTCTCTTAAGACATTTGTTAAAAAAGCCACACTTCCTAACTCTGCACTTATTTTAGAAAGTTCTATAGCTGATAAAGAATACCAACCAAGTCCCATACTTACAGCTATTCCTTCCCCCATACCTATTTTAGTTAAAATAGCTCCTAAATATCCTCCAATACCAGAGCCTATAATTGTACTTAGTGGTAGTAACCATACTTTTTTTCCATATTTTTTCAAACTATTAAATATATCTCCATTATCCCCTATATCCATACCTACAAAAAATAATAAAAGACAAAGTCCAAAACTTACCAATGAATCTACATTATTTATTATCATATCATTTCTAAAAAATAATCCTAAAATAATCCCACAAATAATTGAAATTCCTATTCCTAACATTATTTTTCCCCCTCTTTAAAAACTTTTTTTAAAGTCTTAAAACATAGATATGTAAAAGCCACACTAAAAGTTGTGGTACAAATAGCAAAAATTAAAGATTGTATCCCTATTTTGCTGATATTTGCAATTATTTTATCATCTATTCCTATTTTATACCCCATTGTTCCCAAAAGTATAAAAAGAGAGATTGTTTGTAAAAGTCTTAATTTTTCTTTTACAGCTTGTGGTATAAGATTTTTTCTAACTAACATTGCTCCAAACACTAAAATAATAATGTAGATTAAAATTTGCATTTTTCCCTCCAAATATTTTTACATTTCTAAAAATTATACCATATATTAATATTTTTTCAATATTTTTAAAAAAATTTTATAAAATAAAAAAGAAGTAATCTTCAATTAGAAAATCGCTTCTTTTTTATGATAATTAATTGGGAAAATATTATGATATATTAATTATAATTAGCAACAATGTCATAAATATGTCAGATAAAAAATTACTTATAATTATCTTAGACATAAAAAAATCTTCTAGCTTACCTAGAAGATTAATCTTTTAAGTGGTGCCTAGAGCCGGAATCGAACCGGCACGGTATCAAGATACCACAGGATTTTAAGTCCTGTGCGTCTACCTGTTCCGCCATCCA
Proteins encoded:
- a CDS encoding lysine exporter LysO family protein, producing the protein MLGIGISIICGIILGLFFRNDMIINNVDSLVSFGLCLLLFFVGMDIGDNGDIFNSLKKYGKKVWLLPLSTIIGSGIGGYLGAILTKIGMGEGIAVSMGLGWYSLSAIELSKISAELGSVAFLTNVLREIISIFTVPFIAKYIGSLESVSVAGATAMDTLLPIINRSNSSDISVVAFFSGMFLTTAVPFLVTTTISIFGLM